A region of Bradyrhizobium sp. SZCCHNS1050 DNA encodes the following proteins:
- a CDS encoding SulP family inorganic anion transporter translates to MSIANEHRSHGRVGHHEPTFAELYSPKLLTVLREGYGLSDFRADALAGLTVAIVALPLSMAIAIASGVSPGRGLYTAVIGGFLVSLLGGSRFQIGGPAGAFIVLVAATVDRQGLDGLLIATMMSGVMLVIAGYLRLGTYIKFIPYPVTVGFTAGIAVIIFASQLKDLFGITLAGKEPGELLPKLTALAHGAPTASMSAVVTAALSIAIIIGLKHLRPTWPGILIAVVVAAIITFALQLPVETIGTKFGGIPRELPAPALPAFSLAKVQAVFPDAIAFALLGAIESLLSAVVADGMTGRRHRSNCELVAQGFANVGSALFGGICVTGTIARTATNVRAGARGPVSGMLHSLFLLVFMLIAAPLASYIPLSALAAVLVVVAWNMAEKHEFATLIRSSWGDATVLLATFGLTVFRDLTEGILVGFALGAVLFINRMAQMTGVEDGSPLVAKDRADFEDEARVPYNPKLSADKDVLVYRITGAFFFGAASTVGTVLDSIADRRKAFVVDFAAVPFLDSTAANAMSRVAAKAKRQGIRLFITGASPTVRRALLTHGVRPPLVRYRETIERAVADIKGKETAPADVADGLAAS, encoded by the coding sequence ATGAGCATCGCAAACGAACACCGTTCGCACGGGCGGGTCGGACATCATGAGCCGACCTTCGCCGAGCTTTATTCCCCCAAACTCCTGACGGTCTTGCGCGAGGGCTACGGCCTCAGCGACTTTCGCGCCGACGCGCTGGCGGGCCTGACGGTGGCGATCGTGGCGCTGCCGCTGTCGATGGCGATCGCGATCGCCTCCGGTGTCTCGCCGGGGCGTGGTCTCTACACCGCCGTGATCGGCGGCTTCCTGGTCTCGCTGCTCGGCGGCAGCCGCTTTCAGATCGGCGGTCCCGCGGGTGCCTTCATCGTGCTGGTCGCTGCGACGGTCGATCGCCAGGGTCTCGATGGCCTGCTGATCGCGACGATGATGTCCGGCGTGATGCTGGTGATCGCCGGATATCTGCGGCTCGGCACCTACATCAAGTTCATTCCCTATCCGGTCACAGTCGGCTTCACCGCGGGCATCGCCGTCATCATCTTTGCCAGCCAGCTGAAGGATCTGTTCGGTATCACGCTTGCGGGCAAGGAGCCGGGCGAGCTGCTTCCGAAGCTCACGGCGCTCGCGCATGGCGCGCCGACCGCGAGCATGTCTGCGGTCGTGACGGCCGCGCTGTCGATCGCGATCATCATCGGCCTCAAGCATCTGCGGCCGACCTGGCCCGGCATCCTGATCGCGGTGGTGGTCGCGGCCATCATCACCTTCGCGCTGCAGCTTCCGGTCGAGACCATTGGGACGAAATTCGGCGGTATCCCGCGCGAGCTGCCGGCGCCGGCGTTGCCGGCGTTCTCGCTCGCCAAGGTCCAGGCGGTGTTCCCCGACGCGATCGCCTTCGCACTGCTCGGAGCCATCGAATCGCTGCTGTCGGCCGTCGTCGCCGACGGCATGACCGGCCGTCGCCATCGCTCCAACTGCGAGCTGGTGGCGCAGGGCTTTGCCAATGTCGGCTCGGCCTTGTTCGGCGGCATCTGCGTCACCGGCACCATCGCGCGCACCGCCACCAATGTTCGCGCCGGCGCCCGCGGACCGGTGTCGGGCATGCTGCATTCGCTGTTTCTTTTGGTGTTCATGCTGATCGCGGCGCCGCTGGCGAGCTACATCCCGCTGTCGGCGCTCGCCGCGGTGCTCGTCGTTGTCGCCTGGAACATGGCCGAGAAGCACGAGTTCGCCACCCTGATCCGATCGTCCTGGGGCGATGCCACGGTGTTGCTCGCGACCTTCGGGCTGACGGTCTTCCGCGATCTCACCGAGGGCATCCTGGTCGGCTTCGCGCTCGGCGCCGTGCTGTTCATCAACCGCATGGCGCAGATGACCGGCGTCGAGGACGGGTCGCCTCTGGTCGCAAAGGACCGCGCCGACTTCGAGGATGAGGCGCGGGTGCCGTACAATCCGAAGCTCAGCGCCGACAAGGACGTGCTGGTCTATCGCATCACCGGTGCGTTCTTCTTCGGCGCCGCCTCGACCGTCGGCACCGTGCTCGACTCGATCGCCGACCGCCGCAAGGCCTTCGTGGTCGATTTCGCAGCGGTGCCGTTCCTGGATTCGACGGCCGCCAACGCCATGAGCCGCGTTGCCGCCAAGGCCAAGCGCCAGGGCATCCGCCTGTTCATCACCGGCGCCTCGCCGACCGTGCGCCGGGCGCTGCTGACCCATGGCGTGCGGCCGCCGCTGGTGCGCTACCGCGAGACCATCGAGCGCGCGGTGGCCGACATCAAGGGCAAGGAGACGGCACCGGCGGACGTCGCCGATGGGCTCGCCGCGAGCTGA
- a CDS encoding glycosyltransferase family 87 protein: protein MTTIGYALRSGDWLTATRIKSYSWILLAVTIAAIAGWIALSDGLVDRNGKPIGTDFSNVYAAGVLTLQGKAADAYDPPLQHATEKAVFDGRDVPFFGWHYPPFFFAIAAITALLPYAGGLALWVVSSLLAYLAVMRAILPRSGTLLVATAFPAVFVNIGHGQNAFFTAALLGGALLLMERGRPWAAGFLIGLLAYKPQFGVLIPVALLAGTRWPTIAAAAATVAALVAISFAALGSDVWHAFFQSMTFTQSVVLEQGGTGWEKIQSVFSAARHWGADIRSAYALQSLLALSLAAGLAWLWQSEAAFDLKASALASASLLATPYVLDYDLVVVAVAIIFFVRHGLANGFRDYELSVLAAAWIVPLLSRSVAGLTTIPLGLIVLMALFTLTLRRALTDRAVEIGGHARIAQA, encoded by the coding sequence ATGACCACTATCGGGTACGCCCTGCGATCCGGCGACTGGCTGACGGCCACGCGGATCAAGTCCTACAGCTGGATTCTGCTCGCGGTCACGATCGCGGCAATCGCCGGCTGGATCGCGCTGTCCGATGGCCTGGTCGACCGCAACGGCAAGCCGATCGGCACCGACTTCTCCAATGTCTATGCGGCAGGCGTGCTGACCCTTCAGGGCAAGGCGGCCGATGCCTATGATCCGCCGCTGCAGCATGCGACGGAAAAGGCCGTATTCGACGGCCGCGACGTGCCGTTCTTCGGCTGGCACTACCCGCCCTTCTTCTTCGCGATCGCCGCCATCACCGCCCTGCTGCCCTATGCCGGAGGGCTCGCGCTCTGGGTCGTGTCGAGCCTGCTCGCATACCTCGCGGTCATGCGCGCAATCCTGCCGCGTTCCGGGACCCTGCTGGTCGCGACCGCCTTTCCCGCCGTGTTCGTCAACATCGGTCACGGCCAGAACGCGTTTTTCACCGCGGCGCTGCTCGGCGGCGCGCTGTTGCTGATGGAGCGCGGCCGGCCGTGGGCGGCCGGCTTCCTGATCGGCCTGCTCGCCTACAAGCCGCAATTCGGCGTGCTCATTCCCGTGGCGCTGCTCGCAGGCACGCGCTGGCCGACGATTGCTGCGGCAGCCGCCACGGTGGCCGCGCTGGTCGCGATCAGCTTCGCCGCGCTCGGCAGCGACGTCTGGCACGCTTTCTTCCAGTCGATGACCTTCACACAGAGCGTCGTGCTTGAGCAAGGCGGCACCGGCTGGGAGAAGATCCAGTCGGTGTTCTCGGCCGCGCGTCATTGGGGCGCCGATATCAGGTCCGCCTATGCGCTGCAGAGCCTGCTGGCGCTGTCGCTCGCGGCCGGACTTGCATGGCTGTGGCAGAGCGAGGCCGCGTTCGATCTCAAGGCTTCGGCACTGGCGAGCGCGAGCCTGCTGGCGACGCCCTACGTGCTCGACTACGACCTCGTCGTCGTCGCGGTCGCGATCATCTTCTTCGTCCGGCACGGCCTCGCGAACGGCTTTCGCGACTACGAGCTCAGCGTGCTCGCGGCCGCCTGGATCGTGCCGCTACTCTCGCGCAGCGTCGCCGGGCTGACGACGATACCGTTGGGCCTCATCGTTCTGATGGCCCTGTTCACGCTGACCCTGCGCCGCGCTCTCACCGATCGCGCCGTCGAGATCGGTGGACACGCACGCATCGCGCAGGCGTGA
- a CDS encoding helix-turn-helix transcriptional regulator — protein MITSFQMRAARALLGIDQRTLAELAGVSLPTIQRMEASTGNVRGVVDSLTKVVDALNRAGVDLIGEHSRSENGGRGVRLKDPGPPRRMGRQTDIARDDAS, from the coding sequence GTGATCACGTCGTTCCAGATGCGGGCAGCGCGAGCGCTGCTCGGGATAGATCAGAGAACCTTGGCCGAGCTGGCCGGCGTGTCGCTGCCGACGATCCAGCGGATGGAAGCCTCCACGGGCAACGTCCGCGGCGTGGTGGACTCGCTGACCAAGGTCGTCGATGCGCTCAATCGCGCGGGCGTGGATCTGATCGGTGAGCATTCCCGCAGCGAGAACGGCGGGCGTGGTGTTCGCCTGAAGGACCCGGGGCCGCCCCGCCGCATGGGCCGTCAAACTGACATCGCGCGCGATGACGCAAGCTAG
- a CDS encoding alpha-hydroxy acid oxidase: MKHVTCIEDLRLLHKRRVPKAFFDYADRGSYAEETLRANREDLQKIKFRQRILVDVSKRDLSTTILGEPSSMPLILAPVGLLGMQHGDGEIHACRAAQAAGIPFTQSTMSICSIEDIAGSVEKPFWFQLYVMKDRGFIKALVERAIAAKCSALCLTVDLQVIGQRHQDIKNGMSVPPEWTLSKLFDFATKPAWVQGVLQGKRRTFGNIAGHVKNTEDLTKLSAWTAAQFDTSLNWKDVDWIRSIWPGKLIIKGIHDIEDAKLAVETGAQAMVVSNHGGRQLDGAPSSIHVLPGIAEAVGDKIEIMFDGGIRSGQDVMRALALGAKSCMLGRAYAYGLGAGGQAGVAKAIDIIRNELLTTMGLCGVNTVAEIDRKVLAD; the protein is encoded by the coding sequence ATGAAACACGTCACCTGCATTGAAGACCTGCGCCTGCTGCACAAGCGCCGCGTGCCCAAAGCCTTCTTCGACTACGCCGATCGTGGCTCCTATGCCGAGGAGACGCTGCGCGCCAATCGCGAGGATCTGCAGAAGATCAAGTTCCGCCAGCGCATCCTGGTCGACGTCTCCAAGCGCGATCTGTCGACAACGATCCTCGGCGAGCCCTCGTCGATGCCGCTGATCCTGGCGCCGGTCGGCCTCCTGGGCATGCAGCACGGCGACGGCGAGATTCACGCCTGCCGCGCGGCGCAGGCCGCCGGCATCCCGTTCACGCAGAGCACGATGTCGATCTGCTCGATCGAGGACATCGCGGGCAGCGTCGAGAAGCCGTTCTGGTTCCAGCTCTACGTCATGAAGGACCGCGGCTTCATCAAGGCCCTGGTCGAGCGCGCGATCGCTGCGAAGTGCAGCGCACTATGCTTGACCGTCGACCTGCAGGTGATCGGCCAGCGCCACCAGGACATCAAGAACGGCATGAGCGTGCCGCCGGAATGGACGCTGTCGAAGCTGTTCGACTTCGCCACCAAGCCGGCCTGGGTGCAGGGCGTGCTGCAGGGCAAGCGCCGCACCTTCGGCAACATCGCCGGCCACGTGAAGAACACCGAGGATCTCACCAAGCTCTCGGCCTGGACCGCCGCGCAGTTCGACACCTCGCTGAACTGGAAGGACGTCGACTGGATCCGCTCGATCTGGCCGGGCAAGCTGATCATCAAGGGCATCCACGACATCGAGGACGCCAAGCTCGCGGTCGAGACCGGCGCGCAGGCGATGGTCGTCTCCAACCACGGCGGCCGCCAGCTCGACGGCGCGCCGTCCTCGATCCACGTCCTGCCCGGCATCGCCGAGGCGGTCGGCGACAAGATCGAGATCATGTTCGATGGCGGCATCCGCTCCGGCCAGGACGTGATGCGTGCGCTCGCGCTCGGTGCCAAATCCTGCATGCTCGGCCGCGCCTATGCCTACGGCCTCGGCGCCGGCGGCCAGGCCGGCGTCGCCAAGGCCATCGACATCATCCGCAACGAGCTCTTGACGACGATGGGCCTGTGCGGCGTCAACACGGTGGCCGAGATCGACCGGAAGGTGCTGGCGGATTAG
- a CDS encoding pyridoxal phosphate-dependent aminotransferase: protein MSFLAAALDRVKPSATIAVTDKARVLKAAGRNVIGLGAGEPDFDTPDNIKQAAIKAIQDGKTKYTAVDGIPELKEAIIGKFQRENGLTYKPNQVIVGVGGKQVLYNALMATINPGDQVIIPAPYWVSYPEMVALAGGEPVPVVCTAAHGFKLQPEALEKAITPKTKWLILCSPSNPTGAAYTKAELKALTEVLVKHPHVWIMTDDMYEHLVYDDFVFTTPAQVEPSLFDRTLTVNGVSKAYCMTGWRIGYAGGPAHLIKAMATIQSQSTSNPCSIAQWAAVEALNGPQDFIPANNKVFKERRDLVVSMLNQANGIECPRPEGAFYVYPSCAGTIGKTAPSGKVIDNDEAFVTELLETEGVAVVQGSAFGLGPAFRISYATKTSDLEDACKRIQRFCGNLR, encoded by the coding sequence ATGTCCTTTCTCGCCGCTGCGCTCGACCGTGTGAAGCCGTCCGCGACCATCGCGGTCACGGATAAAGCGCGCGTCCTCAAAGCGGCGGGCCGCAACGTCATCGGCCTCGGCGCCGGCGAGCCGGATTTCGATACGCCCGACAACATCAAGCAGGCCGCGATCAAGGCGATCCAGGACGGCAAGACCAAGTATACCGCGGTCGACGGCATCCCCGAGCTGAAGGAAGCCATCATCGGCAAGTTCCAGCGCGAGAACGGCCTCACCTATAAGCCGAACCAGGTGATCGTCGGCGTCGGCGGCAAGCAGGTGCTGTACAATGCGCTGATGGCGACCATCAATCCCGGCGACCAGGTGATCATCCCGGCGCCGTACTGGGTCAGCTATCCCGAGATGGTCGCGCTCGCCGGCGGCGAGCCGGTGCCGGTGGTCTGCACCGCCGCCCACGGCTTCAAGCTGCAGCCGGAGGCGCTGGAGAAGGCGATCACGCCGAAGACCAAGTGGCTGATCCTGTGCTCGCCGTCGAACCCGACCGGCGCGGCCTACACCAAGGCCGAGCTGAAGGCGCTCACCGAGGTGCTGGTCAAGCATCCGCATGTCTGGATCATGACCGACGACATGTACGAGCACCTCGTCTATGACGACTTCGTGTTCACCACGCCGGCGCAGGTCGAGCCCTCGCTGTTCGACCGCACGCTGACCGTGAACGGCGTCTCCAAGGCCTATTGCATGACCGGCTGGCGCATCGGCTATGCCGGCGGTCCGGCGCACCTGATCAAGGCGATGGCGACGATCCAGTCGCAGTCGACCTCGAACCCGTGCTCGATCGCGCAATGGGCGGCGGTGGAGGCCCTGAACGGTCCGCAGGACTTCATCCCGGCCAACAACAAGGTGTTCAAGGAGCGCCGCGACCTCGTGGTGTCGATGCTGAACCAGGCGAATGGCATCGAATGCCCGCGGCCGGAAGGCGCGTTCTACGTCTATCCGTCCTGCGCCGGGACGATCGGCAAGACCGCGCCGTCGGGCAAGGTGATCGACAATGACGAGGCCTTCGTCACCGAGCTGCTGGAGACGGAGGGCGTCGCCGTGGTGCAGGGCTCGGCCTTCGGCCTCGGCCCGGCCTTCCGCATCTCCTACGCGACCAAGACCTCCGACCTCGAGGACGCCTGCAAGCGAATCCAGCGCTTCTGCGGCAATCTGAGGTAA
- a CDS encoding DUF992 domain-containing protein produces the protein MRLLLLSIALMVMIVPLAQAHQGRPMRAGVLECEGRKTSGRLVMSQSRLRCVFRSQGRQPERYVAKVRRYGLDLGLTDVTRMAWAVSAPVNDFGRSELRGRYGGLSANAAALVGFGGSFLVRDTDRAAALQPISLQGQTGLNLAAGITEVELVPLLPIHPSPSRSSSYFSRFYR, from the coding sequence ATGCGGCTGCTTCTGCTGTCGATCGCGTTGATGGTGATGATCGTGCCGCTCGCGCAGGCCCATCAGGGGCGGCCGATGCGCGCCGGCGTGCTCGAATGCGAGGGACGAAAGACCTCCGGCAGGCTCGTGATGTCCCAGTCCCGCCTGCGCTGCGTGTTTCGCAGTCAGGGCCGCCAGCCGGAGCGCTATGTCGCCAAGGTCCGGCGTTACGGCCTCGATCTCGGCCTGACGGATGTGACCAGGATGGCGTGGGCGGTCAGCGCACCGGTCAACGATTTCGGCCGCAGCGAGCTGCGCGGGCGCTATGGCGGATTGTCCGCCAACGCTGCCGCTCTGGTCGGCTTCGGCGGCAGCTTCCTGGTGCGCGACACCGATCGCGCCGCGGCGCTGCAGCCGATCAGCCTGCAGGGGCAGACCGGCTTGAACCTCGCTGCCGGAATCACCGAGGTCGAGCTGGTGCCGCTGCTGCCGATCCACCCGAGCCCGAGCCGTTCATCGTCCTACTTCTCGCGTTTCTATCGCTGA
- a CDS encoding shikimate dehydrogenase, with protein sequence MTLAAKPRAACLIGWPAAHSRSPLIHHHWLHELGIAGGYTIEAVPPEELADFVMHLDRRGFVGANVTIPHKERVLELSEPDARARAVGAANTLWYEDRILRATNTDVEGFIGNLDAAAPGWDRTDEALVLGSGGSARAVVFGLLERGIGRVHIINRTAARAQALADQFGSHVVAEGWDRVGALLPRAGLFVNTTSLGMHGQPPLELDVELLPQQAVVADIVYVPLETQLLAAARARGLRTADGLGMLLHQAVRGFELWFGRRPQVTPELRALVEADLTRA encoded by the coding sequence ATGACCCTTGCCGCCAAACCCCGCGCTGCGTGCCTGATCGGCTGGCCTGCCGCGCATTCGCGCTCGCCCTTGATCCATCATCATTGGCTGCACGAGCTCGGCATTGCCGGCGGCTACACCATCGAGGCGGTGCCGCCGGAAGAGCTGGCGGACTTCGTCATGCATCTCGACCGTCGCGGCTTCGTCGGCGCCAACGTCACGATCCCGCACAAGGAGCGCGTGCTGGAGCTGAGCGAGCCGGACGCGCGTGCCCGCGCCGTCGGCGCGGCCAACACGCTCTGGTACGAGGACCGCATCCTGCGGGCCACCAACACCGACGTCGAAGGCTTCATCGGCAATCTGGACGCCGCTGCCCCAGGCTGGGACCGCACCGACGAGGCGCTGGTGCTCGGCTCCGGCGGCTCGGCGCGGGCCGTCGTGTTCGGCCTGCTCGAGCGCGGCATCGGCCGCGTCCACATCATCAACCGCACCGCGGCGCGCGCACAAGCCCTGGCTGATCAGTTCGGCAGCCATGTCGTTGCCGAAGGCTGGGACCGCGTCGGCGCGCTGCTGCCGCGCGCGGGCCTGTTCGTGAACACCACCTCGCTCGGCATGCACGGTCAGCCGCCGCTCGAGCTCGACGTCGAGCTGTTGCCGCAGCAGGCCGTCGTCGCCGACATCGTCTACGTGCCGCTGGAGACGCAGTTGCTCGCGGCGGCGCGGGCGAGGGGGCTGCGCACTGCCGATGGACTCGGCATGCTGCTGCACCAGGCCGTGCGTGGCTTCGAATTGTGGTTCGGCCGCCGTCCGCAGGTCACGCCCGAGTTGCGCGCGCTGGTCGAGGCCGATCTCACAAGGGCTTGA
- a CDS encoding elongation factor G, which translates to MGQDLRSPRGPRCIALVGPFQSGKTTLLEAILARTGAIPRAGSVDAGTSVGDASPEARQHKMSVAMTAATTTFMGDSYTFLDCPGSIEFIHDMRAALPAVDAAIVVCEADEKKLPQLQIILRELEELRIPRFLFLNKIDRANARIRETLATLQPASRVPLVLRQIPIWNGELIEGFVDLALERAFIYREHKASEVIALEGGDLDREKEARFSMLEKLADHDDSLMEQLLEDIPPPRDAVFDDLARELREGLICPVLLGSALRENGVLRLMKALRHEAPGIAETAQRLGVKDTKEALGYVFKTLHLQHGGKLSLTRVLSGHLDDGATLHAASGEAARVSGILAATGAYDSKRAGAQAGDTVALGKLDAVKTGDTVATGKTAPPPLAKVEACPPVLALSIAAVDRKDDVKLGQALQRLHEEDPSLTMVQNPRTHDTVLWGQGEMHLRVALERLRDRFGVNVKSHQPAIGYQETIRKPITQRGRHKKQSGGHGQFGDVVLDIRPLPRGEGFRFAEKVVGGAVPRNYIPAVEEGVVDAMARGPLGFPVIDVEVTLTDGSYHSVDSSDLAFRTAARVGVGEGLPQCQPVLLEPIHTVEIVCPTEATARINAILSARRGQILSFDTRDGWPGWDCVRAMMPEAEIGELIVELRSATAGAGSFTRQFDHMAEVTGRAADHIIASHRDAA; encoded by the coding sequence ATGGGACAAGACCTGAGAAGTCCCCGAGGTCCACGGTGCATCGCGCTGGTGGGCCCTTTCCAAAGCGGTAAAACCACTCTCTTGGAGGCGATCCTGGCGCGGACCGGCGCGATCCCGCGCGCGGGCAGCGTCGACGCCGGCACCTCCGTCGGCGATGCCAGCCCGGAGGCGCGTCAGCACAAGATGAGCGTCGCCATGACGGCGGCGACCACGACCTTCATGGGCGACAGCTACACCTTCCTCGACTGTCCTGGCTCGATCGAATTCATCCACGACATGCGCGCCGCGCTGCCGGCGGTCGATGCCGCCATCGTGGTCTGCGAGGCGGACGAGAAGAAGCTGCCGCAATTGCAGATCATCCTGCGCGAGCTCGAGGAGCTGCGCATTCCGCGCTTCCTGTTTCTCAACAAGATCGACCGCGCCAATGCGCGGATCAGGGAGACGCTTGCCACATTGCAGCCGGCCTCGCGCGTGCCCCTGGTGCTGCGCCAGATCCCGATCTGGAACGGCGAATTGATCGAAGGGTTCGTCGACCTCGCGCTGGAGCGCGCCTTCATCTATCGCGAGCATAAGGCCTCCGAGGTGATCGCGCTCGAAGGCGGCGATCTCGACCGCGAGAAGGAGGCGCGCTTCTCGATGCTGGAGAAGCTCGCCGATCACGACGATTCGCTGATGGAGCAGCTGCTGGAGGACATCCCGCCGCCGCGCGACGCCGTGTTCGACGATCTGGCGCGCGAATTGCGCGAGGGATTGATCTGCCCGGTGCTGCTCGGATCGGCGTTGCGCGAGAACGGCGTGCTGCGGCTGATGAAGGCGCTGCGCCACGAGGCGCCCGGAATCGCCGAGACCGCGCAGCGGCTCGGTGTGAAGGACACCAAGGAGGCGCTCGGCTATGTCTTCAAGACGCTGCATCTGCAGCATGGCGGCAAGCTGTCATTGACGCGGGTGCTGTCCGGCCATCTCGACGACGGCGCGACGCTGCATGCCGCCTCGGGCGAGGCGGCGCGCGTGTCCGGCATCCTGGCTGCCACCGGCGCCTACGACAGCAAGCGCGCGGGCGCCCAGGCCGGGGACACGGTGGCGCTCGGCAAGCTCGATGCGGTCAAGACCGGCGATACGGTTGCGACCGGCAAGACGGCACCACCGCCGCTGGCAAAGGTGGAGGCGTGCCCGCCGGTGCTGGCGCTCTCGATCGCCGCCGTGGACCGCAAGGATGACGTCAAGCTCGGCCAGGCCTTGCAGCGGCTCCACGAGGAGGATCCGTCGCTGACCATGGTGCAGAACCCGCGCACCCACGACACCGTGCTGTGGGGGCAGGGCGAGATGCATCTGCGCGTCGCGCTGGAGCGGCTGCGCGACCGCTTCGGCGTCAACGTCAAATCGCACCAGCCCGCGATCGGCTACCAGGAGACCATCCGCAAGCCGATCACGCAGCGCGGCCGCCACAAGAAGCAGTCCGGCGGCCACGGCCAGTTCGGCGACGTGGTGCTCGACATCAGGCCGCTGCCGCGCGGCGAAGGCTTCCGCTTTGCCGAGAAGGTGGTCGGCGGCGCGGTGCCGCGCAACTATATCCCGGCGGTGGAGGAGGGCGTCGTCGACGCAATGGCCCGCGGCCCCCTGGGCTTTCCGGTGATCGACGTCGAGGTGACGCTCACCGACGGCTCCTATCACAGCGTGGATTCGTCCGACCTCGCGTTCCGCACCGCGGCGCGGGTCGGCGTCGGCGAGGGGCTGCCGCAATGCCAGCCGGTGCTGCTGGAGCCGATTCACACCGTCGAGATCGTCTGCCCGACGGAGGCGACCGCCAGGATCAATGCGATCCTCTCGGCGCGGCGCGGCCAGATCCTGTCCTTCGATACCCGTGACGGCTGGCCGGGCTGGGACTGCGTCCGGGCGATGATGCCGGAGGCGGAGATCGGCGAGTTGATCGTCGAATTGCGTTCGGCGACGGCCGGCGCCGGCAGCTTCACCCGCCAATTCGACCACATGGCCGAGGTGACCGGCCGCGCCGCCGACCACATCATCGCCTCCCATCGCGACGCCGCCTGA
- a CDS encoding DUF992 domain-containing protein — MRSTILAGLAAAVVLCTGTGAAQAQDRVRVGVLECRGGASVGFIVGSVTHLGCVLRADGLPEDRYVATIRKVGLDLGITQESLLAWVVYAPVARLGPGDLSGDYAGAQGSAAVGVGVGGNVLVGGSANSIALQPLSVQGQVGLSVSAGLQSLELRPGR, encoded by the coding sequence ATGCGCTCGACCATCCTCGCCGGGCTCGCCGCTGCGGTCGTCCTCTGCACCGGCACCGGCGCTGCCCAGGCGCAAGATCGCGTGCGGGTCGGTGTCCTCGAATGCCGCGGCGGCGCCAGTGTCGGCTTCATCGTCGGCTCGGTGACCCATCTCGGCTGCGTGCTGCGCGCCGACGGCCTGCCCGAGGACCGCTACGTCGCGACCATCCGCAAGGTCGGCCTCGATCTCGGCATCACCCAGGAATCGCTGCTGGCCTGGGTGGTCTATGCACCGGTCGCGCGGCTCGGGCCGGGCGATCTCTCCGGCGACTATGCCGGCGCCCAGGGCTCGGCCGCGGTCGGCGTCGGTGTCGGCGGCAACGTGCTGGTCGGCGGCTCCGCCAACTCGATCGCGCTGCAGCCGCTCAGCGTCCAGGGCCAGGTCGGCCTCAGCGTCTCGGCGGGGCTGCAAAGCCTCGAATTGCGCCCGGGGCGGTGA